The Lewinellaceae bacterium genome has a segment encoding these proteins:
- a CDS encoding transposase, whose product MDGIVFKVRENSRVTNKTVYLAVGLKKDGGKRFWACGWVKVNRQFWMGVLTDIKARGVEDILITVTDNSTVLPDY is encoded by the coding sequence ATGGATGGGATTGTTTTTAAAGTCCGTGAGAACTCCAGAGTGACCAATAAAACAGTCTATTTGGCCGTAGGACTCAAGAAAGACGGAGGAAAGAGGTTTTGGGCATGTGGTTGGGTAAAAGTGAACCGCCAGTTTTGGATGGGCGTACTGACCGATATCAAAGCTCGGGGCGTAGAAGATATCTTAATTACCGTGACGGATAATTCAACGGTTTTACCAGACTATTAA
- a CDS encoding transposase: MLPNTLSGKIKFCKDMKTIYGAPTKEAQAALKDFDEKWNHKYPYAIKSWYNNWDELTTFFDFPLEIRTIIYTTNLIENLNGKIRKYTKNKMSFPTDNALKKSVYLAIFEITKKWTMPIRNWPIILNQFIAIFDERVKI; this comes from the coding sequence ATGCTTCCAAATACGTTGTCTGGAAAGATCAAGTTTTGCAAAGACATGAAAACCATTTATGGAGCACCGACCAAAGAAGCCCAGGCAGCTCTAAAGGACTTTGATGAAAAATGGAATCACAAGTATCCTTACGCTATTAAATCATGGTATAATAACTGGGATGAGCTGACCACTTTTTTTGACTTCCCTCTTGAAATTAGAACGATCATTTATACCACAAATTTGATTGAAAATCTCAACGGAAAAATCAGAAAATACACCAAAAACAAAATGTCTTTTCCAACGGATAATGCATTGAAAAAGTCGGTTTATCTGGCGATTTTTGAAATAACGAAAAAATGGACCATGCCGATTCGCAACTGGCCCATTATTCTTAACCAATTTATTGCTATTTTTGACGAAAGAGTCAAAATCTAA